DNA from Chryseomicrobium sp. FSL W7-1435:
TTTGTCGTCTGGTATTTCTTCCTGACAAACGGAAATTTGGAAACAAGTTTGATCAGTACGATCGCCGTCTTAGTTATCGCTTGTCCATGTGCTCTTGGACTCGCTACACCTACATCTATCATGGCAGGGTCGGGTCGAGCAGCTGAACTAGGCATTCTCTTTAAAACAGCAGAAGCAATGGAACAAACAAAACATATTGATACTATTATTCTAGATAAAACGGGAACCATTACTAAAGGGGTTCCAGAACTTGTTCACATTGAAACAGCACCGGGATTTGAAGAAGCAAACGTACTAGCGCTTGCCTCCTCTGCTGAACAAGGCAGTGAACATCCAATTGCTCGTGCAATCACTTCCGCTTACTCAGGAGTACTTCAACCAGCAGAATCTTTTCAAGCACTTCCTGGTAAAGGAATCCAAGCCAGTGTGAATGGCTCATCTATTGTGATTGGAACGCGTGACTTACTAGCCGAAAAAGAGTGCACAGGCTCCCCTTCCCCACATGTCAATCAATGGGAATCTGAAGGAAAGAGCGTACTATACATGGCAGTTGATGGTCAATATGCAGCTACCTTTGCTGTAGCGGATACAATAAAAGCCTCTTCTCAAAAAGCTATTGAACGTCTACATGCAATGGGACTTCAAGTCATCATGCTAACGGGTGATCAACCTGCGACAGCAAGAGCCATTGCGGATCAGGTAGGAATTAAAGATTTAGTAGCTGGCGTTCTACCTACTGGAAAAGCCGATGTAGTGAAAGAGTGGCAACTAAAAGGTCACAAAGTCGCTATGGTCGGGGATGGCATCAATGATGCTCCAGCTCTAGCTGCTGCTGATATTGGCATAGCCATGGGTACAGGTTCTTCTGTAGCAATGGAGACTGCCGACGTGACATTGATGCAAGGTGATTTGATGTCACTTCCCGATACACTGGAAATGAGTCGTTTAACTGTTCGCAACATCAAACAGAACCTTTTCTGGGCATTCGCTTATAACAGTCTCGGTATCCCTATCGCCGCAGCAGGTTTCCTTGCCCCTTGGTTAGCAGGTGCGGCAATGGCATTCAGCTCGGTTTCAGTAGTATTAAATGCCCTTCGTCTACAACGCGTAAAACCTTGAACCATCTCTTTGAGGTGGTTTTTTTCTTTTACAAAAGAGTGTAGAATAAGAAGCACTACGAAGAAAGCAGGTCTTAGGATGAAACAATCAATCGCCCTCCTCATGTCTGTCCAATTTTTTGTTTACTTGGGCTTCGGCATTATCATCCCTGTTCTTCCTGAAGTGATTCTTCAGCAGAACTATTCAGAAATACATGTAGGCGGCTTACTCTCAGTTTACGCATTAGCTTCTTTTTTCACAGCTCCTTTATGGGGAAAATACTCCGACCAAACAGGAAGAAAAAAACTAATCCTTGTTGGCTTGTTCGGCTTTAGTTTAAGTTTTTGGATCTTTGCTTTTTCATTTGATTCCTTGATCCTTTTATATGCTTCTCGACTTGTCGGAGGATTATTCTCAGGCGCACTCTACAGTGCCGTGACAGGGTATGCTTCTGATATCTCTACAGAAGAGACTCGCAATAAATATCTAGGTTTACTCGGTATGTCAATTGGACTCGGCTTTATATTTGGTCCTGCGATTGGTGGCATTTTGGGCGATATAGCCCTTCAACTTCCCTTTATTGTATCGGCGATATTGACGCTTGTTCTGATGATTTATGCACAGATCATTTTAAAAGAACCTGAACGCACTGGGGAAGCAAATAAGCGGCAATTGTTGCCTAAAGGTACCAGTACTTTATGGAGTTACCGAATTAAATACCTTTTCTTGTTCTCGTTCATGGTCACGCTCTTACTTGCTGGCCTTGAGGCAACGTTCCAATTGTTCCATATCGAACGCATTCAAATAACCCCTCTGCAACTCGGCTACCTATTCTTGTTTAGTGGATTTGTAGACGCTATCGTGCAAGGTGGAATTGTGAGGCGAATTAAAAACGGGACGGAGACAACATGGATCATTTGGTCTCAGGTCGTTGCTGCAGTTGGCCTAGCGCTCACATTTTTCACCTCGAGCCTATTCATGGCGGGAGTTACCTTGTGTATTTTTACAGCAGGAAATGCGTTAGCACGCACAACGCTAGTTTCCCTCACCACTAAAGAATCCGGTGGGAATTATGGGACAGCTGCAGGTGTTAGTTATTCTATGGATAACCTCGGACGTATCATAGGTCCCTTAACATTCGCTTGGATATTCACGCAATTACCGAATACTCTTTATGTGTTATCGGCGGTTCTTTCTTTACTAAGCATTGTATTGATACTTCGTTTCCGAGCAGACAAACGGTCTTTGCGCCACATCACTCCTATTGAAAACAGCTAGCCCCTCATGGGACTAGCTGTTTTAAAGTGGCTGGATTTCTTCTTTTAAAGGTTTACCTTTCTTCTCTGCCAGTTCAGGATGGGCACGATGCAGGATGGCTGGTCTTGCCAAATACAACACTGTTACGACTAATGTAACCGCTGAAGTCAAAAAGATAGGTTCTGGTGGGAATGTGTCAAACAAGAAGCCGAATAACACCATTCCGAACGGAATCAACGCTATGGCAAAGGTCTCTAGCAGAGCAAAAACACGTCCTTTATAATCATCATCAATAGTCTTTTGGAAATACACTTGCATCGGTGTATTCGTGAAGATAATGATTACACCTTGAATGAACATGATCGCGATGTAGAAGAGTAACATCTGATTGTAACTCATAGCGACGAGAAGCGGAACTGTAATGGCAGCAAGCATGACACCTAGCACAAGAATTCCTCTTTTAGAGATCAAAAGAGGAAATTTAAAATCTTTTCTTGCAGATAGATAAATGGACGTCAGTAACATCCCAATGGCAAACGCTGCTTCTGTAAATCCGAAATGCTGTGCGGACATCTGCAATTGATCAATCAGTACATAGGAATACCCCACTTGGAACGCTCCGAAAATAAAGTTGATCACAAGCGCTATTATCATAAGCGATTTTAGTATTGGCTGTTTACTGACATACGAAAGACCTGCTTTCATACTCGCGAACATTTTCTCTTTCTCACCTTCGGCTACTTCTTTCCGTTTCGAGAAAAGAGTGAAATTCATCGTTGCCTCTAAAAGAACGGCAATAGCTGAAGCACAGGCAAATACAATCAAGAAAACTTCTAGAGACACTGTGCCGTAGAGAATCCCTCCTACTGCCGGACTAGCAATGGCCGCAAATGAGATAGACATTTGATTCAGCGACATCGCTTTTTGAATGCGTGGTTCGTCAATTAAACTCGATATCGATGAACTGAAAGCAACGCCTGAGAAAGTAGAAGCCATCGCTAGTATGGCCGTGACCGTGTAGATTGCAGGTAATGATAAACCGTAAGCCATCATATAGAAGATCAAAGCTACGATTGTTGCTACAATCGTTACTTGCGCTACAATGACAATAGCCTTACGATTATATTTATCGACTACATAGCCAGCAAAAGGTGCAAGAATGGCACGTGGCAAGATACTGAAAATCAAGTTAATGGCAAAACTAGATGCCGACCCAGTCATCTGCAAGATATAAAAGCTGATCGCAAATGTGTAGACAGATGCACCAAAAGTAGAAATCATTTTACTGGTAGTAAATGTCCACAAATGCTGCGTAGCTTTTTTCACTTTCCATACTTCGTTCATGGATATCCTCCTGAAAGTTTAATTTTATTAAACTTAATTTACCATACAAAAAAGTTGATTGCAAGCTAAATGTTTAATATAATTAAACTATGAAAGTAGAGGGATGAAGATGACCTTAGGAGAACGTATTCGCACACTGCGAAAAGAACGAAAAATGACTCTCCAACAACTAGCTGCTGATGCTATCACTAAAGGTATGCTCAGCCTAATTGAAAACAATAAAGCTAAACCTTCTATGGAAAGCTTACAACATATTGCAACTATGCTAAATGTATCGGTAAGTGATTTATTGGAAGACTCCTCTTCCCCACAAAAGAAAGAAGTTGTGAAAGAAGGAGAAGATCTTTTTCGTAAAATTGATTACTCAAATCTAACTGCTTTTACAGAAATCACTTCACTCATTGAGCCTCTGCTGGCTACTTTAGGAAGAGGTTATTTAGACGCACGGTTATTAGATCTTTACGCACGTGCAGCCTATGAAACGAATTTAGCTGATTGGGAAACTTCTATTGAGAAAGCCATTCTTCTATATGAAGAAATTCAAGTAGCTAGAAGAGCTGCCTCCCTACGACTGTTTCGCATCTCTGTCAAATTCCGAGAAAAGCAGTATCAACAAGCTCTTGAACAGCTTTTAAAAGAGCGTGAAGCCATTGAAGAACACACACTGTGGTCAGATCCCTTGCTTCGGTTAGATTTTGATTATTCAGAAGCTGTCTTTTACTACGCGGTGGGCCAAAAGGAAAAAGCGCTGGAAACCATGCACGCAGCCATCGATTTTTCGAAGCAACAAAAAGTTTTTTACCGCTTAGACCATTTATATCGATTGGCTGTTGTCCATGCGATAATGGCAGGCGATAAGCAGGAAGCAGAAACGTATATTAGTCGCTTAAAGGCTTACGCGCTATTTACAGATGACAAAGAAATCGAAGAGTTTACGCAGCTGATTTGGATTCACTACAATACAAGTTATTCAAAAGATATTGAACGTGCTGATGAGCTGATGACGAAGCTCTTGCAAACATCAAAACCGCTTGACCAATTAGATTTTGAGCGTGTTGAATATGCAAAAATAGCTTACTATAAAGGAAATCTTGCTCTAGCACAACAGGTATTAGAAGAAACACCTCCCGCTCCATCCTTTGTTAGTCATCCAGTTGACTTGAGTCTTTATTCCGAGAGGGAATACTACTTGGCTTTGATTTATCTCAATCAAGGGGATACAGCTAAAGCACTTGAGGTTCTTGAAACAAGTTGGGACCAGCTGCAACATTTTCCCGAAACACCTTACCAAACTCGCATGAAAAAACTTCGTGAAGATTTGCTAAAAGACGTCCAGTAAGAAACAACTCTAGAACGGTGCTCAATACAAACAAAAATCAGTGAGTTCTCTGGAATTTAATCTAGAGAACCCACTGATTTTTATTATTCTAATCTATTTAAGTTTAATAACTTTCTACTGTTTGTTCTGACTGAGGTTGATTATACACCGTCTCGTCAAGTTCACCCGTTACTTTCGCAGTTGTAACACCAGCCGTCATTGAACCACTTACATTGACAGCTGTACGTCCCATATCAATTAAAGGCTCAACTGATACTAATAAACCAGCTAACGCTACAGGTAGATCAAGTGCAGACAATACTAGGATGGCAGCAAATGTAGCTCCGCCCCCTACTCCTGCAACTCCAAAAGAACTGATGGCAACGATACCAACTACCGTTAAAATAAATCCTATATCAAGAGGATTGATTCCTACTGTTGGGGCAATCATGAACGCTAACATGGCTGGATAAATTCCTGCACATCCATTCTGGCCAATAGAAAGCCCGAAAGAACCTGAGAAGTTTGCAATTCCTTCTGGAACACCTAGTTTTTGCGTTTGTGTATGAATGTTTAGTGGTAAAGTACCTGCACTAGAACGTGAGGTGAACGCAAATAATAGAGCTTCAGAAGCTTTTTTTACATACGTAATTGGATTTACACCTGAAATCAATAGAATTACTAAATGAAGCAGGAACATAACACCTAACGCTACATAAGAAGCGACAACAAATTTTCCGAGTGTATAGATTGCTTCAAAATTAGATGTTGCGACTGTTCGCGCCATAATCGCCAAAATACCGTATGGTGTTAAGCGAAGTACGATTCGAACGATTCCCATGACCAGCTCATATAATGCATCAATCCCCTTTTTCAAGGTCGCAGCGGTTTCAGGTGAACGGCGCACTACAGATAGATACGCAAAACCTATGAACGCAGCAAAAATAACAACTGCAATCGTTGAAGTGGGTCTTGCACCCGTTAAATCTAAGAATGGATTTGCAGGTAACAAGCTCAATAATTGCTCAGGCAATGTTTGATCTGCCACTTCAGCAGAACTCTCTTCTATTGCTAGACCTCTTGATTGCTCTGCTTCTCCACTAAAAATTTGCTCTGCATTTAAATCGAATAGAGCTGCAGATGAAATTCCTACAACGGCTGCAACAGCTGTTGTACCGATTAATATAGCCAAAATAATACCAGCAATCTTCCCTAACTGATTGCCCAACTTTAATTTAGCAAATGCACCAATGATAGAAATAAACACCAAAGGCATGACGATCATTTGAAGCAGTCGAACATAGCCTACCCCAATGACATTATACCAAGCAGACGTGTCTGCTAAAATTTCTGAATCTGACCCATAGGCTAAGTTTAAAATGAGACCTAATGCAATACCTAAGCCAAGTGCAGTAAAGACGCGAGTCGAAAATGATTTATTTTTACGCTTCATCCAAACTAATACAGCGATAAATAAAATAAGTGCAAAAATGTTTACCCAAACGAGCACGATAACTCCTCCTTTTTTTCACGATGTAACGTATTCTACTCCTTTAAAACCAACCTGTAAAGTATGAATAACTGATAAACTATATTAATCTGGAAGCATTCGGTATACTACTAGTAATACTTCCAAAGATAAGGAGGACTTGTCATGACAGCAACATTATTCAGTATCGCAGCTTCACTCGTCATCATTTTAAATATTTTCTTGGCAATTGCCCTCATCTTTTTAGAACGTCGTGATGCCAGTGCTACCTGGGCATGGATTCTCGTGTTATTTTTCATCCCCATTCTCGGTTTTATTGTCTATTTATTCTTTGGACGCCAACTTCGTAAAAAGACCTTATTTCGCTGGGAAGGTCGAAAAAAAGTGGGAATTGAACAGCTTATCAATTACCAACGAAGTGCAATCGAAGAAGACCGCTTTGAGTTTCGTTTAGATGATGCACAAAACTACAAAGATTTAATCGTAATGCATCTGAACAATAACCAAGCGGTTCTCACTCAAGACAATAGCGTCCAGATTTTTAATGACGGACGGGAAAAGTTTGATGCTTTATTAGAAGATATGCGTTCAGCTAAAGATCATATTCATCTGCAGTACTATATTTTACGATTAGACAACCTAGGAAATGAAATCTATAACGTGTTACTTGAACGAGCTCGTCAAGGTGTAAAAGTACGCGTATTATATGATGAAATGGGTTCTCGTACTTTAAAGAAACGACACTTTAAAGAACTAATCGACCTCGGAGGACGTGTCGAAGCATTCTTCCCGGCTATTTTTCCAATGATTAACATGCGATTGAATTATAGAAATCACCGCAAAATTGTAGTTATCGATGGAAAGATTGGTTACATTGGTGGCTTTAATGTGGGGGATGAGTATTTAGGGCTTGATAAAAAGTTCGGCTACTGGCGTGATACCCACTTGCGCATTGAAGGTAGTTCTGTTCATCCGCTACAAACACGATTTATCCTTGATTGGAACCAAGCATCCGCAGACCATGACATCGAATACGATGAGCGTTACTTCCCAACCATCCCGATGAAAGGATCTGTAGGTTTGCAAATTGTTTCTAGTGGTCCCGATGAAGAAT
Protein-coding regions in this window:
- a CDS encoding MFS transporter, which encodes MKQSIALLMSVQFFVYLGFGIIIPVLPEVILQQNYSEIHVGGLLSVYALASFFTAPLWGKYSDQTGRKKLILVGLFGFSLSFWIFAFSFDSLILLYASRLVGGLFSGALYSAVTGYASDISTEETRNKYLGLLGMSIGLGFIFGPAIGGILGDIALQLPFIVSAILTLVLMIYAQIILKEPERTGEANKRQLLPKGTSTLWSYRIKYLFLFSFMVTLLLAGLEATFQLFHIERIQITPLQLGYLFLFSGFVDAIVQGGIVRRIKNGTETTWIIWSQVVAAVGLALTFFTSSLFMAGVTLCIFTAGNALARTTLVSLTTKESGGNYGTAAGVSYSMDNLGRIIGPLTFAWIFTQLPNTLYVLSAVLSLLSIVLILRFRADKRSLRHITPIENS
- a CDS encoding MFS transporter; protein product: MNEVWKVKKATQHLWTFTTSKMISTFGASVYTFAISFYILQMTGSASSFAINLIFSILPRAILAPFAGYVVDKYNRKAIVIVAQVTIVATIVALIFYMMAYGLSLPAIYTVTAILAMASTFSGVAFSSSISSLIDEPRIQKAMSLNQMSISFAAIASPAVGGILYGTVSLEVFLIVFACASAIAVLLEATMNFTLFSKRKEVAEGEKEKMFASMKAGLSYVSKQPILKSLMIIALVINFIFGAFQVGYSYVLIDQLQMSAQHFGFTEAAFAIGMLLTSIYLSARKDFKFPLLISKRGILVLGVMLAAITVPLLVAMSYNQMLLFYIAIMFIQGVIIIFTNTPMQVYFQKTIDDDYKGRVFALLETFAIALIPFGMVLFGFLFDTFPPEPIFLTSAVTLVVTVLYLARPAILHRAHPELAEKKGKPLKEEIQPL
- a CDS encoding helix-turn-helix transcriptional regulator, which gives rise to MTLGERIRTLRKERKMTLQQLAADAITKGMLSLIENNKAKPSMESLQHIATMLNVSVSDLLEDSSSPQKKEVVKEGEDLFRKIDYSNLTAFTEITSLIEPLLATLGRGYLDARLLDLYARAAYETNLADWETSIEKAILLYEEIQVARRAASLRLFRISVKFREKQYQQALEQLLKEREAIEEHTLWSDPLLRLDFDYSEAVFYYAVGQKEKALETMHAAIDFSKQQKVFYRLDHLYRLAVVHAIMAGDKQEAETYISRLKAYALFTDDKEIEEFTQLIWIHYNTSYSKDIERADELMTKLLQTSKPLDQLDFERVEYAKIAYYKGNLALAQQVLEETPPAPSFVSHPVDLSLYSEREYYLALIYLNQGDTAKALEVLETSWDQLQHFPETPYQTRMKKLREDLLKDVQ
- a CDS encoding L-cystine transporter; the encoded protein is MKRKNKSFSTRVFTALGLGIALGLILNLAYGSDSEILADTSAWYNVIGVGYVRLLQMIVMPLVFISIIGAFAKLKLGNQLGKIAGIILAILIGTTAVAAVVGISSAALFDLNAEQIFSGEAEQSRGLAIEESSAEVADQTLPEQLLSLLPANPFLDLTGARPTSTIAVVIFAAFIGFAYLSVVRRSPETAATLKKGIDALYELVMGIVRIVLRLTPYGILAIMARTVATSNFEAIYTLGKFVVASYVALGVMFLLHLVILLISGVNPITYVKKASEALLFAFTSRSSAGTLPLNIHTQTQKLGVPEGIANFSGSFGLSIGQNGCAGIYPAMLAFMIAPTVGINPLDIGFILTVVGIVAISSFGVAGVGGGATFAAILVLSALDLPVALAGLLVSVEPLIDMGRTAVNVSGSMTAGVTTAKVTGELDETVYNQPQSEQTVESY
- the cls gene encoding cardiolipin synthase, which produces MTATLFSIAASLVIILNIFLAIALIFLERRDASATWAWILVLFFIPILGFIVYLFFGRQLRKKTLFRWEGRKKVGIEQLINYQRSAIEEDRFEFRLDDAQNYKDLIVMHLNNNQAVLTQDNSVQIFNDGREKFDALLEDMRSAKDHIHLQYYILRLDNLGNEIYNVLLERARQGVKVRVLYDEMGSRTLKKRHFKELIDLGGRVEAFFPAIFPMINMRLNYRNHRKIVVIDGKIGYIGGFNVGDEYLGLDKKFGYWRDTHLRIEGSSVHPLQTRFILDWNQASADHDIEYDERYFPTIPMKGSVGLQIVSSGPDEEWEQIKNGYLKLITSAKKYIYIQTPYFIPDASFMDALRIAALCGIDVRIMIPNKPDHIFVYWATYSHVGDLLKAGAKIYIYQNGFLHTKMIVIDDEASTVGTANIDVRSFKLNFEVNAFIYDRETSHQLALLFEEDMTYSTELTRDIYLNRTRMIKAKESMARLLSPIL